The genomic stretch TCGGGGCGCTGCCCAGGGTCTGTGGGCCGGAGAGTTCATAGACGATCGCTCCGTCCGCCGAGGCATATTTCGCCTCAATCGCGTCGAGCACCTGTGCCGAGTATTCCCCAGCGCCAGCAGCCGGTGCACGTCCGCAACCGACAAGATGCTCCGGAGTAAATTCGGTCGCTGCGTCGGAGCCACGCGCATTGAGCCAAATGTCTCCGGTTGCGGCCTCCAGGTGCGGAATCGCCTGAGCATAGGTCATCGTCCGGTCGATGACACCATCACGCCATGACACTGAGGCGACGCTATCCATTTGGTAGTTGGCTACCACTGGGACAGTCGCTTCGGCGACAAAGAGTGCAGCATGGTCGGGCGTGAACTCGCTTTGAAGCGCCGCTGCCGCTTCCTCGTCCAAAGCAGAGACCAATTTCGTGGCCTCGAAGCGGTCCAGGGCAACATAGTCGCATCTGAAGTCGCCAAGCGCGGCTCGGAAGCCGTTCAAGAATTCGTTTCGTTTCACACTATCGTCCCACAAGACGCGGTCGAAATTGACCGCGGCATGTGGGACTTGCCAAAAACAAGTGCAAAATGAGGACCGCCCGCATGGCAGAAAAGAGGCCCTCCGCAACCTCATAGAGATTCACCGAAGAGGTTACAGCCGGTGCCTCGCAGCCTTGCTCATAACGTCTTGGCGAACTTTGCATCCACCGACCAACGGCCACCGCCATGGACCGCGAAGAAGAAGAGAATGGCTGCCCACAGGATCGATTTTTCGGCGCCCATCAGGCCTTCGCCCTGCACAATCCAATGGAAGTAAACGGTCACAAGCAGCACGATCATGCCCGCAAAGGCCGCGGGCCGGGTCAACAGTCCCAAAGCGATTAAGATGCCACCGAAAAATTCCGTGATCGCCAAGAGGGGCGCCCAGAAAACGCCGGGGTAGAAGCCCAGGCCTTCCACCATGCCAATCCTTGCCATGGGATCCAGGATCTTGGGGAAGCCATGAATAGCTAAAAGGCCGCCAGCCAAGACCCGCATGAGGGCATAGGACAGGGGCGAGAGTGCAGCATAGACGCCACTCATTGCCGGGACGATCAATCTCTGGTTGTCATCGTAACGCTGATCTAAACTTGCCATATTTTCCCCATCTCCGAAGCGGTAGCCTCACCGGCTCAACGTTCATAGCCCGACCCCCCATTGGCATCCTATGGGATGGCGTTCAATACCGCGTGATGGCGCTGCACCGTCTACAAACTGAAGGATTTTCGCCACGGCTCATCCCCCGAGACGATCGGCGACTTGACGGGGGATGCGTCCTTGAGTAGGAATTGCGCCGATTTCTAAGACTCTCACGTCTTTGAGACCGCCTTGCACATGGAGCGGAGACATGCTCCGGGAGGCAAGGGGGTCAACATCCGCCAGCGAGTTTCGCCCGCGGGTGCCATTGGCGTTTGCGCTTAAGGATACCAGATCTTGACCGAGACGCTGCATATCGAAGACGCCGTGAACGAGACCTGCCCCTGGTCGGGCAAGCCCGTTTCCGCGGATTCCTTGACGCGCTACGGGGACAAGGTCGTCGGGTTCTGCAATCCCGGTTGCCGCGACAAGTTCGAGGCCGCCGTCTCGCATTTCGATGCCGCGATCGCGCGCGGCGGCAAGGCCTGACGGGAGCCCGCATGTTCGACACATTACAAGAACGCCTTAGTGGCATCTTCGACAAGCTCACGCGCCGCGGCGCGCTGTCGGAGGAGGACGTCAACACCGCCATGCGCGAAGTCCGGCGCGCCCTGATCGAGGCGGACGTCGCCTTGGAAGTGGTGCGTGGCTTCGTTGAGAAGGTGCGCGAACGCGCCGTGGGACAGCAGGTCATCCGCTCGGTCTCGCCGGGGCAGATGGTCATCAAGATCGTCCACGACACGCTGGTCGAGACGCTGGGCGCGGAAGATTCCGAGATCGACTTCAATGCCGTGCCGCCCGTGCCGATCATGATGGTCGGACTGCAGGGCTCAGGCAAGACGACGACGACCGGCAAGCTCGCCAAGCGGCTGAAGGAGCGCGACAAGAAGCGCGTGCTCATGGCCTCGCTCGACAATCGCAGGCCGGCCGCGCAGGAGCAGCTGAAGATCCTGGGCGAGCAGGTCGGCGTCGACACGCTGCCCATCGTCGCGGGACAGGATCCGGTTACGATCACGCGGCGGGCCATGGATGCCGCAAGGCTCGGCGGCTACGACGTGGTCATCCTGGACACCGCTGGCCGGCTGCATGTGGATGACGACCTGATGCGCGAGAGCGAGCAGGTCCGCGACCTCGCCAAGCCGCACGAGACCTTGCTGGTGGTGGACGCGCTGACCGGCCAGGACGCCGTAAACGTGGCGCGCGCGTTCAACGAGCGGATCGGCGTCACCGGCGTGGTGCTGACGCGAGTCGACGGCGACGGCCGTGGCGGTGCGGCGCTGTCGATGCGGGCGGTCACCGGAAAGCCGATCAAGTTCATCGGGACGGGCGAGAAGCTCGACGGGCTGGAAGGCTTCCATCCGAGCCGGATCGCCGGCCGCATCCTGGGCATGGGCGACGTGGTCAGCCTGGTCGAGCGGGCGGCGGAAACGATCGATGCGGAGAAGGCGCAGGCCATCGCCGACCGCATGAAGAAGGGCGAGTTCGATCTGGACGACCTCGCCGAGCAGCTTCGTCAGATGCAGCGGATCGGTGGCATGTCGGGCGTGCTGGGGATGCTTCCCGGCATGGGCAAGATGAAGAAGCAGATGGAAGGCGCCAATCTCGACGACAGCGTGCTGAAGCGGCAGCTTGCCATCATCTCGTCGATGACGCGCAAGGAACGCCGCCAGCCGAAGATGCTCAACGGTTCGCGCCGGAAGCGGATTGCGTCAGGTTCGGGAACCGATGTGCAGGACGTCAACAAACTCATCAAGATGCATCGGCAGATGGCCGACATGATGAAGTCTCTGGGCAAGAACAAAGGGATGCTCTCGCGTCTCTTCGGCGGCGGCGGTGGCGGCGGGATGCCTGCCGGGATGCCGGACATGAAGGAATTGGCGGCGCAGATGCCGGGAGGAATGCCGGAGATCGGGCCGAATGGCCTGCCCAAGGGCATCACACCGGACATGCTCGGCAAGCTGCCCGGGATGGGCGGCGGCGGGTTGCCCGGCCTCGGCGTACCGAAGGGTCTTCCGGGCCTGGGCAATTTCGGCGGCGGCGGCCCCAAGTTTCCGGGGAAGAAGCGATAGGATTCATCACACCGTCGTGCCGACTGTTCCGGGCATCCCGACCGCAGCCACTGTGTGTGGCCATGGGTTGCGCGGGCAAGAGCGGCAATGACGATCCATTCAACGAATACTAGGAGAAGAAAAGTATGGCATTGAAGATCAGGCTGGCGCGAGCAGGCGCCAAGAAGCGCCCCGTCTACCGAGTGGTGGTGGCCGAGGCAACTGCGCCGCGCGATGGCCGTTTCATCGAGAAGCTCGGCACCTACAATCCGCTTCTGGCGCGGGACAATCCGGAGCGCGTGGTCATCGATATCGAGCGCGTGCAGCATTGGCTCAGCGTCGGTGCCCAGCCGACGGATCGTGTCCTTCGCTTCCTGGATGCCAAGGACGTGAAGAAGCGCGATGCGCGCAACAATCCGGAGAAGGCGAAATTCGGCAAGAAGCGCGAGGAGCGCGAGGAAGCCATTCGTATCGCAGCGGAAGATGCCGCAAAGAAGGCCGCTGAGGCGACCGAACAGCCGGCCAGCTGAGCCTCCGGAGCGCCGAGTCCATGCAGAGCCAGCCCAAGCGTGTCTGTCTCGGCGTGGTGACCGGTGCGCATGGCGTGAAGGGTGAGGTGAAGATCAAGTCATTCACCGAGCACCCTGAGGCCATAGGAGGCTACGGCCCGCTGGAGACGGAGGATGGTGCGAAGTCCTTCACGATCGAGCGGGCAAGGGTGGTCACGAATGGCGTCGTGGCAGCGATCAGCGGCATTCGTGATCGGGATGCGGCAGAGGCTCTGCGCGGGACGTTGCTTCACGTGGCACGGTCTTGCCTGCCCGAGCCGGACGAGGATGAATTCTACCTCGCCGACCTCATCGGGCTCGAAGCGATCGACGTGAAGGGCGAGCCGGCTGGGCGCGTCGTGGCCGTTGAAAATTTCGGGGCGGGAGACCTGCTGGAAGTCCGCCTGGAAGGTTCGCCGAGCACGGTCTATGTGCCCTTCACCAAGGATGCGGTGCCGGAGGTGGATCTGGCCGCGGGCCGGGTCGTGGTGGTCCTGGACGGGCTGGAGTGACGATCAGGCCGAGCGCGGCGGAGGGCTGACGGACTAAGGCAGCGCGAGGACGGAGACCGATGACGCCCTGGACAGCGACCGTCCTGACGCTCTTTCCGGAGATGTTTCCGGGACCTCTTGGCCATTCTTTGGCGGGGAAAGGGCTGACGGGTGGTTTGTGGCACCTCCAGATTTGCGACATTCGCGATCATGGGGAAGGCCGGCACCGGAGCGTGGACGATACACCGGCTGGAGGGGGACCAGGGATGGTCATCCGGCCGGACGTGATGGCGGCGGCGTTGGATGCGGCGGCGGGACCGGACGATCGGCGACCAAGGCTGCTGATGAGTGCGCGGGGGCGGCCCCTCACCCAGGCCCGGGTGCGGGACATCGCCTCGGGGCCCGGTGCGATCATCGTCTGCGGCCGCTTCGAGGGCGTCGACGAGCGCGTCATCGAGGCGAGAGGGCTCGAGGAAGTGTCGATCGGCGACTTCGTGCTGTCGGGCGGGGAGCCTGCCGCGATCGTGCTGATGGATGCGGTGGTGCGGCTCATTCCCGGGGTGATGGGGAGTGCGGCATCAGGAGACTGGGAGAGCTTCGAGCATGGGTTGCTCGAGCACCCGCACTATACGAGGCCACGGGTCTGGGAAGACCGGGAGATCCCGGACGTCCTGCTCAGCGGTGATCACGGCCGTATCGAAAGATGGCGGCGCGAGGAGGCCAAACGCCTGACCTCCGAGCGGCGCCCGGACATTTTTGAGGGCTGGAAGGATCGAAACATGGTCCCTCCCGTCCGAAAGGTTTGATTTTTAACGCAAGCGCGCGTAGAAACCGCGCCAACTCGAAGGAAGGATCGGTCCGATGAACATCATCGAGCAGATTGAAAAAGAACAGGCCGACAAGATCTCGGCAGCCCGGCCGGTCCCCGAATTCGGTCCCGGTGATACCGTAATCGTGAATGTGCGCGTGGTCGAAGGCACCCGCGAGCGCATCCAGGCCTATGAAGGCGTCTGCATTGCCCGCAATGGCGGCGGGTTCAATCAGTTCTTCACCGTCCGCAAGGTGTCGTATGGCGAAGGCGTAGAGCGCGTATTTCCGCTCTTCAGCCCGTTGATCGAGTCGATCAAGCTCGTGCGGCGCGGCAAGGTGCGGCGCGCGAAACTCTATTACCTGCGCGGTCGTCGCGGCAAATCCGCCCGTATCGCCGAGCGACAGGACGTGCGGCGCGACGGAAAGGCCATGCCCGCCAAGGCAGCGGCAAGCCGGGACTAAGCTCCCGATCATTGCAACGTCGGCAGCGCGGTCCCTGTTAAGGCACCGCGCTGTTCGCGTTTTAAGATTTACGCCAATTGAGGTAGTCTTGACCGGGGCCTGCGCGCTGGTCATATGAGATGCTGCCGCCAAGACCCGAGGAGAACGACCGAGCTATGAGTGCGCCCCGTACCCTGTATGACAAGATCTGGGACGATCATGTTGTCCATGAGGCCGAGGACGGGACCTGCCTCCTCTATATCGACCGCCATCTGGTGCATGAAGTGACGAGCCCCCAGGCTTTCGAAGGGCTGCGCGTCGCCGGCAGAAAAGTCCGTGCGCCGAAAAAGACGCTGGCGGTGGTCGACCATAACATTCCCACCACCGATCGCAGCCTAGGCATCGACGATCCGGAGTCCGCCTTCCAGATCGAGACGCTGGCGCAGAATGCGCGGGATTTCGGGATCGAGTATTTCAACGAGCGGGACAAGCGGCAGGGGATCGTGCACATCATCGGGCCGGAGCAAGGGTTCACCCTTCCGGGAACGACGATCGTGTGCGGCGACAGCCACACCTCAACCCACGGTGCATTCGGGGCTCTGGCCCATGGGATCGGCACCTCGGAGGTGGAGCATGTCCTCGCGACGCAGACGCTGATCCAGAAGAAGGCGAAGAACATGCGCGTCACGGTGGACGGCACGCTGCCGCCCGGCGTGACGTCGAAGGACATCATCCTCTCGATCATCGGCGAGATCGGGACGGCGGGCGGCACCGGCCATGTGATCGAATATGCCGGCGAGGCCATTCGCGCCCTGTCCATCGAAGGGCGGATGACGGTCTGCAACATGTCGATCGAAGGCGGGGCGCGGGCCGGGATGATCGCGCCGGACGAGACGACCTATGCCTATTTCAAGGACCGGCCGATGTCGCCGAAGGGCGAGGCCTGGGACGCGGCTCGGCGGTACTGGGACACTCTGTACACGGAAGAGAGTGCGCATTTCGATCACGAGCTGAAGCTCGACGCCGCGACGCTGCCGCCGATCGTGACCTGGGGCACAAGTCCGGAGGATGTGGTGGCGATCACCGGTTGCGTGCCGGATCCGGCTGCCATCATCGACGAGGCCAAGCGCCAGTCGATGCAGCGGGCGCTGGAGTATATGGGCCTGACGGCCGGCACGAAGATGACCGACATCAGCATCGACCGGGTGTTCATCGGCTCCTGCACCAATGGGCGCATCGAGGATCTGCGCGCGGTGGCGAAGGTGGTCGAGGGCCATCATGTCAACGGCCATGTCAATGCGATGATCGTCCCGGGCTCCGGACTGGTGAAGATCCAGGCGGAAGCCGAAGGGCTCGACCGCATCTTCAAGGCGGCCGGCTTCGACTGGCGCGAGCCAGGTTGCTCCATGTGCCTGGCCATGAACGCCGACAAGCTCAGCCCCAAGGAGCGCTGCGCCTCGACCTCCAACAGAAACTTCGAAGGCCGGCAGGGCAAGGGTGGCCGCACCCACCTCGTCTCGCCCGCCATGGCTGCCGCTGCCGCCATCACCGGACGGTTTGTCGATGTACGACAGTGGCATTGAGCACAGGAGCAGAAATCAGCCTTGGGCAGTTATAAACCATATCGAAGCAGCTATGCGGTGACGGGCGAGTACCGGCCGGACCGCTCACGCTTCATCGCACCTTCTCTCGACGACATAGAGGCGTTGGCCGCGGAGGCTTACGCCCAGCTCCCCGACGCGTTTCGCGACTTGTGCGGCGACATCATCGTTCGGGTCTCGGACTTTCCGACCGAAGAGGTGCTCAAGGATCTCAACGCAGAAACTCCATTCGACCTCCTGGGCCTGTTCCACGGAGTGGGCATGGTTGCGGATGGCGGGACGCCGCGGACTGGGCAGATGCCGAACATGATCTGGCTCTACCGGCGGCCCATCCTCGATTACTGGGCTGAGCACGAAGACACGCTGGGGGACATCGTCGCGCATGTCCTGATCCATGAACTCGGCCACCATTTCGGCCTGTCGGACGAGGATATGGAACAAATCGAGGCGGAGGCCAGCGCCTGACCTTCGCATGACAGCGGAAAAGGGGAGATCCGAGTCTTGTTGCCTGCCCTTCTCGCGATCCTCCTTCTCCTTTCTGCCGTGAACGTGGCGCTCGCACAGAAGAAGCCGACCAAGCCCTCTCTCGTCGATTCCATCACGCGTAATGCGACGCTCAAGGATCCTGGCCAGGCCATGGTCGCAGGCCAGCCAGTGAGATGCGGCGGGAGCCGCACCCTCATCAGTCCGCATTTCTATGACTATGGCGGCGCGATGAAGGGGTTGATCATCCTGAACCCGAGGAAGCTCGCGCGCCTCCCTCGCGTGTCCCAACTCTTCGTCTTCGCTCATGAGTGCGGCCACCAGCATGTCGGACAAAGCGAGAGCAGGGCCGACTGCTTCGCCGTTCAGCAGGGAAAGACTGCCGGGTGGCTGAAGGAACGGGACATCGGAACGATCTGCGCCTCACTCTTCTCGAATTCGAGAGGCGACGAGTTCCACGCCCCGGGTCCGAAGAGATGCAGCATGCTCAAAGCCTGCTACCGCGATGCAAAGCCTAGTCGCGTCCAGGTCATCATTGGCGGTTCCGGGTCGAGGCCCTCTCCGTCATTCGCGAAAAGACATGCCGAATGAACGAGGAACACGGGCCCGATTCCTCGAATGATCTGAGGCGCATGGAGCAGCAGAGCGAGAGGCTGCTCACGGGCGACCCTGCGCAGCCTGAGTATGACGACAGCGATCCCGCCACGATCTGGGGCAAAAGGTTGGGACGTGGCCTCAGCGTGGTCCTGGCCGCGTATCTGCTCTGGCACCTCTATTCCACCTATGCCGGCGGGTAAGGACACTTGACCGCGCGCAGCTAGGCGGGCAATACCCCATCATGTTTCCGGAGAATGCTTCATGGACAAATTCGTCGAACTGACAGGCATTGCAGCTCCCTTGCCGATGATCAACATCGACACGGACCAGATCATTCCTAAGCAGTTCCTCAAGACCATCAAGCGCAGCGGCCTCAAGGAAGGATTGTTCTTCGATTTGCGTTTCGAAGACGATGGTTCGGAGAAGCCCGATTTCGTGCTGAACAAGCCGGCCTATCGCAATGCGCAGATCTTGGTCGCGGGAGAGAATTTCGGATGCGGTTCGAGCCGGGAGCATGCCCCCTGGGCGCTTCTCGATTTCGGCATCCGCTGCGTCATCTCCACCTCGTTTGCGGACATCTTCTACAACAATTGTTTCAAAAACGGGGTGCTGCCCATCGTGGTGTCGCCGGAGGATCTCGAGAAGCTGATGGACGATGCCAGCCGGGGGTCCAACGCGACCCTGACGATCGACCTGCCGAACCAGGTCATCAAAGGGCCGGATGGCGGCGAGGTCCACTTCGAGATCGATCCCTTCCGCAAGCAGTGTCTCATCGAAGGTCTCGACGATATCGGTCTCACGATGCAGAAGGACGCGTCCATCGGAGCCTATGAGCAAAAGGCGCATGCGAGCCGCGTCTGGCTGTAAGACCCTGACATCACCACTGCCCAACACATCAAAAAAACGCCCATAACCGCGCAGGATCCTTCCATGCCCACATTCAATATACTCATGCTTCCCGGTGACGGCATCGGCGTGGAGGTCATGGCCGAAGTCCAGACCCTCATCGACTGGTTCAATCACCAGGGCATCGCCCGGTTCGAGGTCGAGCAGGACCTCGTGGGCGGCAGCGCGTATGACGCCTATGGAGAGGCTATCTCTGAAGCGGCGATGGATCTGGCGCAAGCCTCCGACGCCGTGATGTTCGGCGCCGTCGGCGGTCCCAAGTGGGATGCCGTGCCTTATGAGAAGCGGCCGGAGGCCGGCCTGCTGCGGCTGCGGAAGGATCTTGGGCTGTTCGCCAATCTGCGACCGGCGATCTGCTATGGGGCCTTGGCCGACGCGTCAGCGCTGAAACGAGAGCTGGTCGAAGGGCTCGACATCCTGATCGTGCGCGAGCTGACCGGCGGCGTCTATTTCGGCGAGCCGAAGGAGATCGTCGATCTGGGCAACGGACAGAAGCGGGCGGTGGACACGCAAGTCTACCAGACCTTCGAAATCGAACGGATCGTGCGGGTGGCCTGCGAACTGGCGCGGACACGGAGGAAGAAGGTCACCTCCTCGGATAAGAAGAACGTGATGAAGTCCGGCGTGCTGTGGGACGAGGTCGCGCGGCAGGTGCATTCGCGCGAATATTCCGACATCACCTATGAGCACATGCTGGCCGATAATTGCGGCATGCAACTGGTCCGGCAGCCGAAGCAGTTCGACGTCATCGTGACGGACAATCTGTTCGGCGACATGCTTTCCGACGTCGCGGCGATGCTGACGGGCTCGCTTGGCATGCTGCCCTCGGCTTCGCTTGGGGCGCCTGACGAGAAAACCGGCCGGCGCAAGAGCATGTACGAGCCGGTGCACGGTTCGGCGCCCGACATCACCGGCCAAGGCATCGCCAATCCGATCGCCACCATTGCGTCTTTCGGAATGGCCCTGCGCTACTCCTTCGGCATGGGCGAGTGGGCAGACAAGCTGGACCAAGCGATCGCAAAGGTGCTGGACCAGGGCCTGCGCACTCGGGACATCATGCAGTCAGGCATGCGCGAGGTCTCGACCACGGAGATGGGAACGGCGATCAGGCAGGAGCTTGCCGCTTCAGCCTGAGTTGCCGCCCTCGCATCAGAAGCGGTAACTCGCCTGGGCGAAAGCTCCATAGCGCCAGTTGACGAAGTCCTTGCGATCGCTCCCATGCACACTGGGAACGGGAGCCCTATCGTCGCGGTCGGCAGACGCATACCAGTATCGACCGCCGACGCCCACTTCCCAGCTTTCATCGATGCGCCATGTCGCGACGAGCTGGAGCTGAGCGCCCATGCCTGCACCCCTTGCCAGAAAGTTCGGGAATGGGGGCCTTCTGAAAAAGTGGCTGTCGTCAGCCTTCAGAAACAGAAATGGCAAAAAGGCTGCCTCACCGGA from Rhodoligotrophos appendicifer encodes the following:
- a CDS encoding DoxX family protein yields the protein MASLDQRYDDNQRLIVPAMSGVYAALSPLSYALMRVLAGGLLAIHGFPKILDPMARIGMVEGLGFYPGVFWAPLLAITEFFGGILIALGLLTRPAAFAGMIVLLVTVYFHWIVQGEGLMGAEKSILWAAILFFFAVHGGGRWSVDAKFAKTL
- a CDS encoding glutathione S-transferase, with translation MTETLHIEDAVNETCPWSGKPVSADSLTRYGDKVVGFCNPGCRDKFEAAVSHFDAAIARGGKA
- the ffh gene encoding signal recognition particle protein, which gives rise to MFDTLQERLSGIFDKLTRRGALSEEDVNTAMREVRRALIEADVALEVVRGFVEKVRERAVGQQVIRSVSPGQMVIKIVHDTLVETLGAEDSEIDFNAVPPVPIMMVGLQGSGKTTTTGKLAKRLKERDKKRVLMASLDNRRPAAQEQLKILGEQVGVDTLPIVAGQDPVTITRRAMDAARLGGYDVVILDTAGRLHVDDDLMRESEQVRDLAKPHETLLVVDALTGQDAVNVARAFNERIGVTGVVLTRVDGDGRGGAALSMRAVTGKPIKFIGTGEKLDGLEGFHPSRIAGRILGMGDVVSLVERAAETIDAEKAQAIADRMKKGEFDLDDLAEQLRQMQRIGGMSGVLGMLPGMGKMKKQMEGANLDDSVLKRQLAIISSMTRKERRQPKMLNGSRRKRIASGSGTDVQDVNKLIKMHRQMADMMKSLGKNKGMLSRLFGGGGGGGMPAGMPDMKELAAQMPGGMPEIGPNGLPKGITPDMLGKLPGMGGGGLPGLGVPKGLPGLGNFGGGGPKFPGKKR
- the rpsP gene encoding 30S ribosomal protein S16; this encodes MALKIRLARAGAKKRPVYRVVVAEATAPRDGRFIEKLGTYNPLLARDNPERVVIDIERVQHWLSVGAQPTDRVLRFLDAKDVKKRDARNNPEKAKFGKKREEREEAIRIAAEDAAKKAAEATEQPAS
- the rimM gene encoding ribosome maturation factor RimM (Essential for efficient processing of 16S rRNA), whose amino-acid sequence is MQSQPKRVCLGVVTGAHGVKGEVKIKSFTEHPEAIGGYGPLETEDGAKSFTIERARVVTNGVVAAISGIRDRDAAEALRGTLLHVARSCLPEPDEDEFYLADLIGLEAIDVKGEPAGRVVAVENFGAGDLLEVRLEGSPSTVYVPFTKDAVPEVDLAAGRVVVVLDGLE
- the trmD gene encoding tRNA (guanosine(37)-N1)-methyltransferase TrmD; the encoded protein is MTPWTATVLTLFPEMFPGPLGHSLAGKGLTGGLWHLQICDIRDHGEGRHRSVDDTPAGGGPGMVIRPDVMAAALDAAAGPDDRRPRLLMSARGRPLTQARVRDIASGPGAIIVCGRFEGVDERVIEARGLEEVSIGDFVLSGGEPAAIVLMDAVVRLIPGVMGSAASGDWESFEHGLLEHPHYTRPRVWEDREIPDVLLSGDHGRIERWRREEAKRLTSERRPDIFEGWKDRNMVPPVRKV
- the rplS gene encoding 50S ribosomal protein L19, with product MNIIEQIEKEQADKISAARPVPEFGPGDTVIVNVRVVEGTRERIQAYEGVCIARNGGGFNQFFTVRKVSYGEGVERVFPLFSPLIESIKLVRRGKVRRAKLYYLRGRRGKSARIAERQDVRRDGKAMPAKAAASRD
- the leuC gene encoding 3-isopropylmalate dehydratase large subunit codes for the protein MSAPRTLYDKIWDDHVVHEAEDGTCLLYIDRHLVHEVTSPQAFEGLRVAGRKVRAPKKTLAVVDHNIPTTDRSLGIDDPESAFQIETLAQNARDFGIEYFNERDKRQGIVHIIGPEQGFTLPGTTIVCGDSHTSTHGAFGALAHGIGTSEVEHVLATQTLIQKKAKNMRVTVDGTLPPGVTSKDIILSIIGEIGTAGGTGHVIEYAGEAIRALSIEGRMTVCNMSIEGGARAGMIAPDETTYAYFKDRPMSPKGEAWDAARRYWDTLYTEESAHFDHELKLDAATLPPIVTWGTSPEDVVAITGCVPDPAAIIDEAKRQSMQRALEYMGLTAGTKMTDISIDRVFIGSCTNGRIEDLRAVAKVVEGHHVNGHVNAMIVPGSGLVKIQAEAEGLDRIFKAAGFDWREPGCSMCLAMNADKLSPKERCASTSNRNFEGRQGKGGRTHLVSPAMAAAAAITGRFVDVRQWH
- a CDS encoding metallopeptidase family protein, coding for MTGEYRPDRSRFIAPSLDDIEALAAEAYAQLPDAFRDLCGDIIVRVSDFPTEEVLKDLNAETPFDLLGLFHGVGMVADGGTPRTGQMPNMIWLYRRPILDYWAEHEDTLGDIVAHVLIHELGHHFGLSDEDMEQIEAEASA
- the leuD gene encoding 3-isopropylmalate dehydratase small subunit translates to MDKFVELTGIAAPLPMINIDTDQIIPKQFLKTIKRSGLKEGLFFDLRFEDDGSEKPDFVLNKPAYRNAQILVAGENFGCGSSREHAPWALLDFGIRCVISTSFADIFYNNCFKNGVLPIVVSPEDLEKLMDDASRGSNATLTIDLPNQVIKGPDGGEVHFEIDPFRKQCLIEGLDDIGLTMQKDASIGAYEQKAHASRVWL
- the leuB gene encoding 3-isopropylmalate dehydrogenase; its protein translation is MPTFNILMLPGDGIGVEVMAEVQTLIDWFNHQGIARFEVEQDLVGGSAYDAYGEAISEAAMDLAQASDAVMFGAVGGPKWDAVPYEKRPEAGLLRLRKDLGLFANLRPAICYGALADASALKRELVEGLDILIVRELTGGVYFGEPKEIVDLGNGQKRAVDTQVYQTFEIERIVRVACELARTRRKKVTSSDKKNVMKSGVLWDEVARQVHSREYSDITYEHMLADNCGMQLVRQPKQFDVIVTDNLFGDMLSDVAAMLTGSLGMLPSASLGAPDEKTGRRKSMYEPVHGSAPDITGQGIANPIATIASFGMALRYSFGMGEWADKLDQAIAKVLDQGLRTRDIMQSGMREVSTTEMGTAIRQELAASA